The Magnolia sinica isolate HGM2019 chromosome 10, MsV1, whole genome shotgun sequence genome includes a window with the following:
- the LOC131216941 gene encoding putative disease resistance protein At1g50180 gives MAAEAAVSLVLDKLSHILIQEAVFLYDVRNQVEWVERELRRMLCFLKDADAKQGGDARVKNWVAEVRDVACDAEDIIDTFILKIEGQKRNGFVGSFKRCMFIHVELLARREVGKEIEQIKNKIREISASRLTYGITDVSKVEEGSSSRGESLHEQRQTSPLFGETEVVGLEEDIKTVVGQLIEGDSRRCVVSIVGMGGLGKTTLASKVYNKEAVKKHFDCCAWVFVSQEYVVRDLLKSLIKCFITLTREELEMVEKMNSLQLKEKLSNHLNERRYLVVLDDILRTESWDSLVAAFPDTNRGSRVLLTTRNRDVASYADVRSSPHELRLLEDEEGWELFCKKAFFDQGLNYPQNLEKLGKAIVARCCGLPLAIVVIGGLLSRKAMDPNQWEKVLRRISSQFTDDESQIKRILALSYEDLPYRMKTYFLYIGVFPEDHEIHAKQLIRLWIAEGFVESTGDDTVEEAAEDCLEELIHRSLIQVAKRDLNGRFKRCRIRDLLRELLISKGKEDKFLDVHHGDTNPLSPSKARRLAIHHATSQYTSLNQANLHLRFVLCVRGKCLGEKQEELIYRGFKLLRVLHLDVSDTAIGELPKEIGRLIHLRYLGVDSSSSIRLPSSISNLCNLETLHVESHSRIVNIPSCIWKMQQLRHLDVSVGKILSKGVWSKIVGCPSLGLDSLVNLQTLKLLEAGDWIEDFLGKLTNLERLKVYWIHLSGHVKGLFNSLPKLGRLQSLRLESAIAIPVFMPFSHQLHLKKMLLSVPLEKLPESYEFPPNLTKLSLQFSNLMEDPMATLEKLPNLRILSFYSHSYMGKEMVCSAQGFPQLESLHVAGLPELEEWRVEEGAMPRLLHLLIRECSHLKILPQGLQHVTTLKILEVKGMPSELGPRMRENDGEDWHKIQHIPSIKIQ, from the coding sequence ATGGCTGCGGAGGCTGCTGTTTCCTTGGTCTTGGATAAACTCAGCCATATCCTCATTCAGGAAGCAGTTTTCCTCTACGATGTGCGTAATCAGGTTGAGTGGGTCGAGAGAGAATTGAGGCGGATGCTGTGCTTCTTGAAAGACGCTGACGCAAAACAAGGCGGTGATGCGAGAGTGAAGAATTGGGTAGCGGAGGTAAGAGATGTTGCTTGCGACGCAGAAGACATCATCGACACCTTCATCCTCAAAATAGAAGGACAAAAGAGAAATGGGTTCGTGGGTTCCTTCAAAAGGTGCATGTTCATCCATGTTGAATTATTGGCTCGACGTGAGGTCGGCAAGGAGATCGAACAGATAAAGAATAAAATCCGGGAGATCTCTGCGAGTAGGCTGACATATGGCATTACAGATGTTAGCAAAGTCGAAGAAGGTAGCAGCTCCAGGGGTGAAAGTCTGCACGAGCAAAGGCAAACTTCTCCTCTATTTGGAGAGACAGAAGTCGTTGGTTTGGAAGAAGATATAAAGACAGTGGTTGGACAGTTGATCGAAGGCGATTCACGACGTTGTGTGGTTTCTATAGTCGGAATGGGTGGTCTTGGCAAGACTACTCTTGCCAGTAAAGTTTATAACAAGGAGGCTGTTAAGAAACATTTTGATTGTTGTGCTTGGGTTTTTGTATCTCAAGAATATGTTGTGAGAGATCTTTTGAAAAGCCTTATAAAATGCTTCATTACTCTTACTAGAGAAGAGCTTGAGATGGTGGAAAAAATGAATTCTCTTCAGTTGAAGGAGAAGCTTTCCAATCATTTGAACGAGAGAAGATATCTTGTGGTGTTGGACGATATATTGAGGACTGAATCATGGGATTCTTTAGTGGCTGCTTTTCCAGATACAAATAGGGGAAGTCGAGTCCTGCTCACCACCCGGAACAGAGATGTAGCTTCATATGCAGATGTACGGAGCTCTCCCCATGAGTTGCGGCTTTTAGAAGATGAAGAGGGATGGGAATTGTTTTGCAAGAAAGCATTCTTCGATCAGGGTCTCAATTACCCACAAAATTTAGAGAAGCTAGGAAAAGCGATTGTGGCAAGATGCTGTGGTCTGCCTCTTGCTATTGTTGTCATAGGGGGGTTACTATCGAGGAAAGCAATGGATCCAAACCAGTGGGAGAAAGTACTCAGGAGAATTAGCTCTCAATTCACTGATGATGAATCTCAAATCAAAAGAATATTAGCTTTAAGCTATGAAGATTTACCCTACCGTATGAAAACATACTTTCTCTACATTGGGGTTTTTCCAGAAGACCATGAGATCCATGCTAAGCAATTGATTCGGCTGTGGATCGCGGAAGGATTTGTAGAGTCAACAGGGGATGATACTGTGGAGGAAGCTGCTGAAGATTGCTTGGAGGAGCTGATCCATAGAAGTCTGATTCAAGTAGCTAAAAGAGATTTGAACGGAAGATTTAAAAGGTGCCGCATTCGTGATCTCTTACGAGAACTCTTGATTTCAAAAGGCAAGGAAGATAAATTCCTGGATGTTCATCATGGAGACACAAATCCTCTCTCTCCGTCAAAAGCACGCCGGCTTGCTATTCATCATGCCACTAGCCAGTACACTTCTTTAAATCAAGCTAACCTGCACCTTCGTTTTGTGTTGTGCGTCCGTGGTAAATGTCTTGGAGAAAAGCAAGAGGAGTTAATTTACAGAGGATTCAAATTGCTTAGGGTGTTACACTTAGATGTATCTGATACAGCAATTGGAGAGCTTCCAAAGGAAATAGGTAGACTAATCCACTTGAGATACCTTGGAGTCGACTCTTCTTCCTCCATAAGACTCCCATCATCCATAAGCAATCTTTGCAATTTAGAAACACTGCATGTAGAATCACATTCGCGCATAGTCAACATTCCCAGTTGTATTTGGAAGATGCAGCAATTAAGGCATCTAGATGTGTCGGTCGGAAAAATATTAAGTAAAGGTGTCTGGTCTAAAATAGTAGGGTGTCCATCACTCGGACTTGATTCTTTAGTCAATCTCCAGACTCTAAAACTTTTAGAGGCTGGTGATTGGATAGAGGATTTCTTAGGGAAGCTAACTAATCTTGAGAGACTAAAAGTATATTGGATCCATTTGAGTGGGCATGTGAAGGGATTGTTCAACTCTCTTCCCAAGTTGGGCCGCCTCCAGTCTTTGCGGTTGGAATCGGCGATTGCTATTCCGGTTTTTATGCCTTTTTCACATCAACTGCATCTGAAGAAGATGCTATTGAGTGTACCATTAGAGAAGCTACCTGAGTCGTATGAATTCCCACCTAACCTCACCAAGCTTTCCTTGCAATTCTCCAATTTAATGGAAGACCCGATGGCGACATTGGAGAAACTACCCAACCTTCGGATTCTCTCATTTTATAGTCATTCATATATGGGAAAGGAAATGGTCTGCTCTGCACAAGGGTTTCCTCAACTCGAATCCTTACATGTTGCGGGGTTACCTGAATTAGAAGAGTGGAGAGTGGAGGAAGGAGCGATGCCAAGGCTTTTACATTTGCTGATTCGTGAATGCTCTCATTTAAAGATCCTTCCACAAGGACTGCAACATGTGACTACCCTCAAGATATTGGAAGTGAAGGGCATGCCTAGTGAGCTCGGACCCAGAATGCGGGAAAACGACGGAGAGGATTGGCATAAGATTCAACATATACCCTCCATCAAAATACAATAA